One window from the genome of Vibrio sp. VB16 encodes:
- a CDS encoding ABC-ATPase domain-containing protein — MDQLVAKLKKLEKQNFRAYHSIKGQYSFDDYTLYIDHVQGDPYASSSRFRAVRPWSMTGLLWLREQSSSFQAAARDFIARSFSYFAAQENAISIALTGQTVLDSTSVLFTDEGIELRFRINLPAEGRSILAKKALNIITFHLPKYIRKSTIERELDKEALIRHCQCNEDQDFLRTQLEAHNLIAFIENDSLLPRQAGNSDLPMKDAIRFKAPSSLEVELQTVNRGTISGMGIPKGITLIVGGGFHGKSTLLNAIERSIYNHIPGDGREGIVSDSNAMKIKAEDGRCVHALNLSNYINHLPMGKDTTDFSTQDASGSTSQAAWLQESIEAGATSILIDEDTSATNFMIRDERMQALVNKGDEPITPLVDRISQLKETLDVSTMIVMGGSGDYLDHADTVIQMHDYQAVDVTAKAKQVVKLHPSQRIQETNQQIGQFPSRSLSLTTLQKILSDGKFRVSAKGKDALRFGKEFIDISALEQIESSSQINAIGWVWFQLAQKPGWASAPLQEIDQLLQDNWHQSMPSYGDLAKPRTLEVSATLNRLRKANFQPR, encoded by the coding sequence GACCATGTTCAGGGTGATCCATATGCATCATCGTCTCGATTTAGAGCGGTTAGACCTTGGTCGATGACCGGTCTACTTTGGCTAAGAGAACAATCAAGTTCTTTTCAAGCCGCAGCACGAGATTTTATCGCTCGTAGTTTCTCCTACTTTGCAGCACAAGAGAATGCTATCTCTATCGCGTTAACAGGACAAACGGTACTAGACAGTACCTCGGTACTTTTTACCGATGAAGGCATAGAATTAAGATTTAGGATCAACCTCCCTGCTGAAGGTCGCAGCATTCTGGCTAAAAAAGCCTTGAATATCATAACCTTCCACTTACCTAAGTATATTCGAAAATCCACCATTGAAAGAGAGCTAGACAAAGAAGCGCTTATCAGACATTGCCAGTGCAATGAAGACCAAGATTTTCTGCGTACGCAACTTGAAGCGCACAACCTGATAGCTTTCATTGAAAACGACAGTTTGTTACCTCGCCAAGCGGGTAATAGTGATTTACCAATGAAAGACGCCATCAGATTTAAGGCGCCCTCATCACTGGAGGTTGAACTACAAACCGTCAACCGAGGCACCATCTCAGGTATGGGTATTCCAAAAGGAATCACCTTGATAGTTGGTGGTGGTTTCCATGGTAAATCAACCCTTCTCAATGCCATAGAACGTTCTATTTATAATCATATTCCTGGAGACGGTCGTGAAGGCATCGTTAGCGATAGCAACGCGATGAAGATCAAAGCAGAAGACGGTCGCTGTGTGCATGCGCTTAACCTCTCCAATTATATAAATCACCTACCGATGGGCAAGGACACCACTGATTTTTCTACGCAAGATGCATCAGGTTCAACCTCACAAGCAGCATGGTTACAAGAATCTATTGAAGCGGGTGCCACATCAATTCTCATTGACGAGGATACATCAGCGACTAACTTCATGATTCGAGACGAACGTATGCAAGCGTTAGTTAACAAAGGTGATGAACCTATAACACCACTGGTAGATAGAATTAGCCAATTGAAAGAGACACTTGATGTCTCTACCATGATAGTTATGGGTGGCTCTGGAGATTACTTAGATCATGCAGATACGGTCATACAGATGCACGACTATCAAGCCGTCGACGTTACTGCTAAAGCAAAGCAGGTCGTAAAATTGCATCCAAGCCAACGAATTCAAGAAACCAATCAACAAATTGGTCAATTCCCTTCTCGATCGTTAAGTCTAACAACGCTGCAAAAAATATTAAGTGATGGGAAATTTAGAGTCTCCGCGAAAGGGAAAGACGCATTGCGATTTGGCAAAGAGTTCATCGATATTTCGGCGTTAGAACAGATCGAAAGTTCCAGTCAGATTAACGCTATTGGTTGGGTTTGGTTTCAGCTAGCTCAAAAGCCAGGTTGGGCAAGCGCACCGCTGCAAGAAATTGACCAGCTACTCCAAGATAATTGGCATCAATCTATGCCGAGTTACGGCGACCTTGCCAAACCAAGGACGTTAGAAGTCAGTGCAACATTAAACAGACTTCGCAAAGCAAACTTCCAACCAAGATAA